CATGCCGATGCCGATGGCGTGACCGTTGAGCGCGGCGATGGTCGGCTTGGGAAAGTTCGCCAGCTCCAGCGGGTAGGAGCGAATCAAGGCTTCTTCACCAATCAACCGCGTACCTGCTGGCAGGGGGTTTTGTAGATACACGCGATCCGCGCCCGCGCAGAAACCGCGCTCGCCCGCGCCGGTCAGAATCACCGCGCGCACACTGTCGTCTTTTTCGGCCGTGCGGAAGGCTGCGACGATCTCGTCGCCCATGTCGGGCGTGTAGGCGTTGAGCACTTCGGGGCGATTCAGGGTAATGGTGGCGATGTGTTCATCGACGCTGTAGTGAATTTGCTGATAGTGCATGGTCATGGGCAGCTGCGAAGGGTTGGGATTTGTCGGTCATCATACTGTAAAAAAACTACAAAAATAGTTTGCGAATCAAGCAACTAGCGCAGGCGTTTTCGGTTTTCCTGTTGGAGCTATCAGGGCTTTTTGTGTATCCTCGCCGCCTTTCAGCAGCAGCATACAGGGAGAGCCCTATGCGGATTGGCGTTATCAAAGAAACTGCAGCCGGTGAAAATCGCGTTGCACTCACGCCGGAAACGGCCAAGAAATTTACCGGCCTCGGCTACGAGGTGGTGGTGCAGAGCGGTGCAGGTGTTGCATCGAGCTGCCCAGATGCGCAGTACACCGCTGCGGGCGCGAGCGTTGCCTCCTCTGCTGCGGATGCGCTGAAAGATGCCGACATTGTTTTAAAAGTGATTGCGCCGACGGCGGATGAAGCGGACTTGATGAAATCGGGCGCGATTGTGTTGGCCGCTTTTGCGCCGCACGCTAACGATAACCTCGACACTTACGCAGCCAAAGGGCTGACTTGTGTGGCGATGGAATTGATTCCGCGTATCACGCGCGCGCAGAGTTCTGACATTCTCTCTTCGCAAGCGAATGTCGCCGGTTACAAAGCGGTGTTGATGGCAGCGAACGAATACCAGCGCATGTTCCCAATGTTGATGACCGCCGCTGGCACGGTAAAACCCGCGCGCGTGGTGGTGCTCGGTGTGGGTGTTGCCGGTTTGCAAGCGATTGCGACCGCCAAGCGTTTGGGTGCGGTGGTGGAAGCCTCGGATATGCGTCCTGCTGCAAAAGAGCAAGTGGAATCGTTGGGCGGTAAATGGCTGGATGTGCCGATGAGCGATGAAGAAAAAGCCAAAGCACTCGGCACCGGCGGTTACGCGTGGGTACCTTCGCCCGAGTATGTGCGCGATCAAGCAGTGATCGTGGATAAAGCAGTGAGCAATGCCGATATCGTGATCACTACCGCACAAATTCCCGGCCGCAAAGCGCCCGTGTTAGTAAAAGCTGACACTGTGGCGAAAATGAAACCCGGCTCCGTGTTAGTGGATATGGCAGCGTCTACCGGCGGCAATGTTGAAGGCTCGGAAGCGGGCAAAACCGTAACGACAAACAACGGCGTAAAAATTATTGGCGAAACCAATATTCCTGCGCTTGTCGCGGCAGAAACTTCTGCTTTGTATGCGCGCAACATGGTGAATTTTTTAGAGCCGATGCACGACAAAGAAAGCAAAACGCTGAAGCTGAATCGTGAAGATGAAATGGTGAAGCCGACGATTATTGTCGATGGCGGCCAAGTCATTTACAAAAAACCAAACTAATTTTCGCGCGGAGAAATACATCATGGAAATCATCACCATTTTCGTGCTGGCAATTTTTGTCGGCTACTATGTTGTGTGGGGTGTCACGCCCGCGCTGCACACGCCGCTGATGGCAGTAACCAATGCGCTGTCCGGCATCATCGTGGTCGGCGCTATGTTGCAAGCGGTTTATATCCCAGCAGCAGATGGCAGTTTGCAAGCCATCACGCCTACCAGCGTACTCGGCGCACTCGCCGTATTTTTTGCCAGCATCAATATTTTCGGTGGCTTTGCAGTCACGGAAAGAATGCTGGACATGTTCCGCAAGAAAAAGAAATAAGAGGCTGTCATCATGGAAAACATTGCTCAATACGCTAGCTGGGCTTATTTGATCGGCGCCGTTTTATTTATTTTGACACTGCGCGGTTTGTCATCGCCGGCTTCTGCCATCATGGGCAATCGCTACGGCATGATCGGCATGGCACTGGCCGTGCTCGCGACATTTTTTATCGCGCCCAATCCCAATATTGGTTTGATTGTAGCGGCGATGATTGGTGGTGCAGCGATTGGCATTTTTCGTGCGCGCACCGTGCCAATGACACAAATGCCAGAAACGGTAGCGATGATGCACTCGCTGGTCGGTTTGGCAGCGGTGTTGATTGCTGTGGCGGCTGTGCTGCATCACGGTGAATCGCATTCCATGTTGTCGCGCTTTGAATTGTTTGTTGGTTGTTTTATTGGTGCGATCACGTTTAGCGCCTCTGTTTTTGCTTTCGGTAAATTGGCAGCAAAAAAATGGGCAAAATCTTTGCACGGCAGTTGGGTAAAAGTGGTGCAAGCTATTCTGGCTATCGTGATGTTAGTCAGCGGTGTGCATTATTTTGTTACCGAAAACATGATGTCTTTTTGGATGATGACCGGCACAGCGATTGTGTTGGGTTATTTCTGGATTGCGCCCATCGGCGGCGGTGATATGCCGGTGGTGGTGTCGCTGCTCAACTCATTCTCTGGCTGGGCGGCAGCGGGTATTGGTTTCACACTCGGCAACGCGATGCTGATTATTGCGGGCTCCTTGGTGGGTTCGTCGGGTGCCATTCTGTCGTATGTGATGTGTCGCGCCATGAACCGCTCGCTGTTTAATGTGCTGTTTGGCGGTTTTGGTGCTGCCGCTGCTGGTGCCGCTGCTGCTGATGGCAAAGAGAAAAACTACAAGTCTGGTTCTGCTGATGATGCTGCGTTCATGATGGGTAATGCCGATAGCGTGGTAATTGTTCCTGGCTATGGTCTTGCACAGGCGCGCGCGCAAAACGCGGTAAAAGAATTGGCAGAAGCACTGAAAGAAAAAGGCGTGACCGTGCGCTATGCGATCCACCCCGTTGCCGGCCGTATGCCTGGCCACATGAATGTGTTGCTGGCAGAAGCGGATGTGCCTTACGAAGATGTCAAAGAGATGGACGAAATCAACAGCGACTTCCCCTCCACGGATGTGGTGTTGGTGATCGGTGCGAACGATGTGGTGAATCCCGCCGCGAAAACCGATCCAACTTCACCGATTTTCGGCATGCCAATTTTGGAAGCCAACCGCGCACGCACCGTGATGGTGATCAAGCGTTCAATGGCGGTCGGTTATGCTGGTCTGGACAATGACCTGTTCTATCTCGACAAAACCATGATGATTTTTGGCGATGCCAAAAAAGTGGTAGAGGACATGGTGAAATCCCTCACCGGCAGCGGGCATTGATGGCTGTCATGGAAAACAAAAAAACCCGCTCGGCGGGTGTTTTTTATGGTTTTTTTTTGGGGGGGGGGGGTATAATCTTGCAGCTGTACCCATTTTAATTCTGCGCAAGGAGATTGCCATGAACATTAAACACACACTTGCCGTTGCTGTGCTGACGCTATTTTCCACAGCCACTCTGGCTGCGCCCCCCTACCATATCAACGGCACGCCCGTCGTCGGTACTGCCACCTTTGCCTCCTCCGGCACTTGTAAGGTACCCATGAAAAAATTTGCTGGTGCGCAATATGGCTCTATTTATGATTCTGGCAATAATTCTGTTGGCACAGGCGTGATTGATGCGACAGGCTCCGTTATTTTGGCGTTTGGAGCGGGAGGTATGCAGAGTTACATGAAATACTTCATCGACAATAACGCACCACAAAAAGTGGATATAAAAATGAGAGCCAGCTTTATGGACACCACGAATGTAGCGGGCTATGTAATGGCGCAGTCAGGTTGCACAATGATGAGTTGGTGGACGCAGCCCAGTTCGTTTTTCCAAGTAAAACAAGATCTGGCCAAAGGCACGATGGATATTGCCATGAAACAGTCGTTCATTGGTGACATACAACCGGATCTCAATCATTGCACGAGTGTTAATAATGTAGTCAAATGCAACAAGTCGCTACAATTCAAAGGCAGTATGAGCTTCAAAGGAAGAGCGCTCATCCCCTAATTAAGGCCGTTGTTAAAAACCCGCTGCGGCGGGTTTTTTTATGCGTCGCGTTTGCGCGCAGAAAACTGGTGCTAGTATGAACAGCAGCGACACATTTCGCGGAGGTTTACGATGTTGAAGCAAACGATTTCTGTCGGTTTTTCTGCGTTGTTGTTTGCCGTTGCAGCGCAAGCCGCCACGCCGCCCTACCATGTGAACGACGGCTACTACGGCAGTGTGACTATCAAAGCCAGCGGCAGTTGTGGCTTCAAGCCCGTGACTTACAAAAAAGCGTGGTTTGGTGAAGTATTTGACAGCACCGACACCTCACAAGGCACGGGCATCATCACCGCCAGCGGCGAGCTGCTGGTGTTGGAAGAAGACTACGCGCCGATTCGCTACAGCAACAACAGCGCAACAGGCTTGGGCAAAGACATCAGCTACACCAATATGGTGGGTGCAGAGTTGGTGGCCTTTGTGCAGGATTTCTCCGGCTGTAACATTTGGAGCATCGTGCCCAACGCCAATTCGCGCGCCACCATCAAGTGGGATATGTTCGCCAACAAAGACCGTTTGAATTTGCGCGCCAATTTCAAAGGTTTTGAGTCCGAAGTGTGCAGCGGCCCACCGAGCAACCAGCAGTGCCGTGCCGACAGTTTTTCCGGCTCTATCGTATTTAGCGGCAATCGCGCCATGCCGTAAGCTGACAGCTTGGGGCGGTATCGCATATAGTGCGTCTCTGTTTTTTTCAGCTTGATTGAGGTTCATCGTGAAAATCTTTCCTGCCTTTATCGCCACTACGGCTGCGTTTGTCTCTATGCAAGCGGCAGCTGCTTCCTACGGCATCGACAGCAGCCAGCCTTACTACAAAGGCGCGTCCACTGCAGAAACAGTCGGCAGTTGCACCATCTACAAATCCTATCGCGAAGCGTGGTGGGGACAGGTGAAAGACCCCAGTGGTGCCAACATTGGCGAAGGCTTGATTGCCAAAAAAGGCACAACAGGGTCGGAGTATGTGTTGGTTGCTCTGTTGCAGAGCACATTCTATTTGGGTGGACAGAGCAACAGCGTGAGCGGCAAGTTGCGCACCGTGAGCTTTGTGGACATGAGCAACGCCGGTACGGCCAGTGCGCTGCAAGCTTTGGCGACCAACCCTTCTTGCACAATAGACTGGATGCAAGCCAGCCCGCTGGCCAGAATCACCTACACCAAAACACCGATCAAGCCCGCTACCTTCACAGAGACATTCACTTTGTTGTACCCCTTCGGCGGTGCGAGCAATCCTGTTTCAAGCACGGTGGGTAACTTGACGACGGACACCACCAAAAAATTCAACGGCAAAATCAATTTTGTTGGCAAGAAACCGGCATCGACGGTGACGCCGCCCGTACCTAGCCTTTAAGGAGATTTTTATGCGTTCACTGCCACAAATAGCTGTTCTCGCCGCTGCCATTGCTTTACTGCCCGCTTGCGGCAAAAACGAGGAAACACCAGCGGCAAAAGCCAACACCAGCGCTGCGGCACAACAGCAGGCCGCCGATCCGTTTCAACGCAACGGCGAGTTGTTGTCTATTAATGTGGACACCATGCCGCGCGCCGCATTCGTCGCGAAATTATCGGAATTGACCGGCGCAAAAATTACCGTAGAAGGCGATAACAACCAAACCGTGACCCTGCATATTGCCGATGGCAGTTTGCGCAAAGTGCTCAGCATGGCGATGGCCGATGTGCCGTACACCATCAGCATGCAGTTCGCGAATTTACAAGACAGTTTTCCTGTCAGCGTGAGTGTTACGCGCTACAACACCGCCGCTGCAGCACCGCAAGCAGCAAATGCCGCACAACAGCTGCCGGCTGGCTTGGTGCCGTCACTGCCATCGGGCGCGCAACCCGTTGCGGCTGCAGCAGAAAGCGATGAGCCAGAGCTGGCCAGTATGTCACCCGACGAGCAGCTCAAATATTTTTTATCGAAAGATAAAGATGATCAGGTCTCGATGATTTTTGATATGGAGCCGACCAAATCCGATATCGCGCTGATGAATAAATTGATTACGCGTGAAGATGTAACGGGCGAAGTGAAACAGGAAATGCTCGACAGCTTGTCCACGGCCGATTACGAAGACGCGGGTGCCACCATCAAATTGGCGCTGGATGAAAAAGACCCTGAAGTGGTCGCCAAAGCGGCGGAAGTGTTGTCGGGTGTCGGTTCCGCTACCGACATTGCTGCGCTGAAAAAAGTATTGGAAAAAACCGATAACGAAGATGTGCGCACCGCAGTCAATGATGCGATTGAGACGCTGGAGCCGTAAGCGTGCCGCAAAAAAATTGCTACTCACGCCCTTATTTAGAATTTAGAACGAAGAAAATATGAAAAAAATTATCCTTCTTGCATCGGAGCGTTCTGGAACCAATCTTTTGAGAACGCTGTTGGGTAATCATCCCAACATTGATGCTCCCGTTGCACCGCATTTTTTGGATGCCTTTAGTGATTCTATTGGGCTGTATGGTGATTTGAAAAAAAAGGAAAATGCAGCAAGGCTGCTGGGGCATATGATTAAGCTAGCCAACCATTCTTACCATAACTGGAATCTAAAAACGGACGCCTCGGAATTGTGTGAAAGATACGGCGTAAACTCGCTAGCCTCCGCCTTTGATGCTGTGTACAGCGAAAGAGCAAAACTGGAAGGCAAAGACAATTATGCGTGTAAAGATAACTACATGTTTCACTATGTGTCTTTGCTGGAGCGCCTGCCGGATGCGACGGATATTCGCTACATCTACCTTTATCGTGATCCGCGTGACAATGTTGTTTCATGGATGAAGCGCCCGCTGTATATGCACACGCCGTATGAAATGGCCAAAAAATGGAATGCAGAGCAGCGCACAATTTTGGATCTTGTGAACAAAGTCGGTATCAATGCACATTTTCTCAAGTATGAAAACCTTATCGCTAATCCAGCGCAAGAGATGACGCGCGTTTTGGAGTTTATTGGTGTGTCGGCAGATGAGAAGTGTTTCCAAACGGATGAAAACAATAAGGAGTCTAAACGCAATGAGTATTGGGAGAACTTGTCCAAACCCATCATGAGTGATAACTCAAAAAATACTTGAAAGAGATGAGCGCCAAGGATTTGCTGGTGGTTGAAAGTGTGTGTGCAGAGCCAATGAAGGTGCTTGGGTATCAGCCAGAAACAGCGGCTAACTGGAAGAAGAAAAAAGACCTTTTATTCAAGCCGCACCAAAAAGTCCGCATCTTCTTATCCAAGAAAAAAAACAAGGATCACCTGTTTAAAACAATGGCCGATATGCAGGACAAGATCGACATGATCAACAAAATTAAACAAGACTTATAAGCCTGTGATGGCGACGACCCAAAAATCTGCGGTGGGCGGGTATTTTGAGTGGGAGCTAAGAGAGGGGTGTGCCTTCCATGAGGAGAAATTGGCACTTAACAGCGGCAGGAATGCGCTGAAATATATTTTGCAGGCGCGGCGCCATACAAAACTATTCTTGCCGAAATATTTGTGCGAAGCCGTTATGCAGCCCGTCTTAGAATTAAAAATCCCGCATAGCTTTTATGCGATTGATGAGAGCCTTGAGCCAGTTGGATTAGATGATGGCGATACAGACAGTACCGTGTTGTACATCAATTATTTTGGCCTAAAAGGTCGTGCGGTTCATTCCCTAGCAAAAAATACAAAAAACTTAATAGTGGACAATACACAGGCATTTTTTTCTTTAGCGCCTCATCGTGTGCCGACGTTCTATTCGGCGCGAAAGTTTTTTGGTGTGCCGGATGGTGCTTATGTCAGCGGATGTGATCTTGTTGCAGCCGACCTGGAGACGGATCAATCGTATGAGCGTTGCGCGCATTTGCTGAAGCGCTTGGATTTGGATGCAGAAGCGGGGTTTTCTGCGTATCAAAAAAACGAAGAAGCAATTGCCATGCTGCCTATGCGTAAAATGTCACGCCTCACCAGCAGCATTTTGTCGGCTATTAACTATGTAGAAGTAGCCGATAGACGGCGAAAAAACTATAAGGCATTACACGCGTTATTAAGTAAGCATAACCGCGCAATATTTGCAGACGTAGATTTTACAGACATAGATAATGATTGTGTGCCTATGGTCTATCCATTTCTTTGTGACAGGCCATCCGTAAGGGCGGTGTTGCTGCGTAATAGGGTTTATTGCGCGCAGCTTTGGCCTAATGTGCTAACAGATTTATCGGATCAACCCGATAGTGTTGAGTATCAAATGGCGGCTAATATTATTCCGCTACCCGTAGATCAACGTTACGACGAAAAACAAATGGATGTTATTGCGTCAATCATTATTGGGGCGTTGAACAATGGATGAGGGGCGCTCGGAACAATTTGCGCGTAACGATCAGTTGATGGAAGCGCTGACTGAGCTAAATACTATGCTGGCAGGGATGGAACGCCCGTCTGTTGAAGGGCTTCAGCGCCCTATCGTATTTATTGTCGGCTGCCCGCGCAGCGGCACAACACTGATGATGCAATGGTTGGCGGCGCTGGGCGTGTTTGCCTACCCGAGTAACTTGATTGCGCGCTTTTATGCCAACCCCTATGTGGGCGTGCGCGTTCAGCAAGCGCTTCACACATACGACAGTAAAAAACAAATTTTTCCAGAAGTGAATGCGGCCGGAGATTTTAGTTCTAATTACGGCCATACCAGCGGTGCGCTAGCGCCCAGTGAGTATTGGTATTTTTGGCGACGCTTCTTTCATTTTGGAGAAATTCAATATTTACATGCGTTTAATGGTGGATCGCACGATACGCTGGGCTTTGTCAAAGAGTTGGCGTTAATGGAAAAAGCCTTTGATAAGCCGCTGCTTATGAAGGCAATGATACTTAACTGGAATTTACCAGAGCTATATAACTTGTTTTCTAAATGCTTGTTTATTGATGTGAGTCGCACACCAGCAGACAATGCTGAGTCTTTATATTTTGCGCGCCAATCTTTTTTAAGGATGTTTCCAAGTGGTTTTCATTTAAGCCGCCGGAATATACGCGATTAAAAATCTGTCGCCGTTGGAGCAAGTGGCTGGGCAGGTATATTTCACCCGCCAAGCAGTAAATGATGGCTTGGCGAAGATTCCAGCAGCATCGGTACTGAGAGTGAATTACGAATCATTTTGCACAGCGCCAGTCGAGGTGTACGCAGCGTTAGCAGATAAAATGCGTGTAATGGGTTGCGAGCTTCCTCAATACGCGGGTGAAAGCCATTTTAAAATATCTGAAACTTCACGCTTAGCGCCCGCAGAGCGAGCAACCATAGAGCAGTATTTAGCAAAACTTGAGGAATAAATAATTGTGTCTGTAAAACAGTCTGTTGACGACTTGCATATCTTTGGCGGTAAACCACGGTTTACGCAGCCGTTGCATGTCGGCCGCCCCAATCGCCCAGACAAAGCGGTTTTTATGCAGCACGCGGACGATATTTGGGAGAGCGCGTGGCTCACTAACAACGGCCCCAAAGTGCAGGCGTTTGAAGCGGCGCTGTGCCAAATTCTCGGCGTTAAACACGCCATTCCCGTGTGCAATGCCACCATCGGGCTGCAAATTGCAATTCGCGCACTCGGCATGCGCGGTGAAGTGATAGTGCCCAGTTTTACGTTTATTGCAACGGCGCACAGTTTGGAATGGCAGGGCATCACGCCGGTATTTTGTGATGTTGATCCGGTAACGCATTGCATGGATTCGCAAAAAATTGAGCAACTGATTACGTCACGCACTACGGGCATTATGCCGGTGCATGTGTGGGGTAATGTTTGCAATGTTGAAGCGATAGAAGCAATAGCCAAAAAACACACACTAAAAATACTTTACGATGCGGCGCACGCTTTTGGCTGTGACCACAAAGGCAAAATGGTTGGCGGCTTTGGTGATGCCGAGGTATTCAGTTTTCACGCCACCAAAGTACTCAATACATTTGAGGGCGGCTGCATTACTACCAACAATGACGAAGTGGCGCGCGTGATTCGCTTGATGATTAACTTTGGGTTTGTGGGTAAAGACCAAGTTACCCATATTGGCAGCAACGGCAAGATGAGCGAGATTTCTGCTGCGATGGGCTTGGCCTCGCTGGAGGCATTTGATGGTTTCGTTGCACATAACCGTCGTAACTATCAGCACTACCGCCGCCGTATTGCAGAAATACCCAGCCTGTCACTCGTTGAATACAATGAAACCGGCAAACACAATTTCCACTACATCATTGTAAAGGTGGCGGAGGGTGCCGGCATCAGTCGCGACAATATCGTGCAAGTACTGGAAGCAGAAAACGTACTGGCGCGGCGCTATTTTTACCCCGGCTGCCATCGCATGGAGCCGTATTGTTCTTACTATCCCAATGCCGGTTTGTTGTTGCCAGAGTCAGAAAAACTTACAGGGGCTTTACTGTGCTTGCCAAATGGAAAAGCAACCACAGCGGAAGAGATTGACGGCGTGTGCGAGTTATTGGATTTTGTTATAAAAAATCAGCAAAACATTGTACGGCGTTTAGATAAATAGGTTAAAAGTGATGAAAGTAATAACAAAGTTTTTTAAGAAAAGAAAAAAGAAAAAAGAAAAATACAGTGATCTACAGATACAAGAAGCCTTAACACAGCTGCGAGAAGCGCTAATTATGCAGCCATTGGATGCCATCTTGCATTTTCAGTATGCGCAAGCGGCTTCCAAAGCTAATTTGCCATTTCTTGCTTATGCTGAACTGAAAACGGCATCTGTGCTTGGGTTGCCAGACAAAGATGGGCAACAGCTTTATCAGGAGATTATTTCAAAAGTGCCAGATTTGCTGGAAATGAATCACAATCAGTGGTTCCGGCTACACTCTATTGCCAGCAAATTGAAAGAAAAAGCTGACGGAAAAAAGCTACGTATTCTTGATGTTGGCGGCGGCGATGGCAGTCTTGCGGCGTTTTTGCCAGAGATGGACTATTGTCTTGTTGAGCCAGACACCAATGGAATCTCTGGCACACACCTGCCATTTGCAGACCAATCGTTTGATTACGTTGTGTCATGCCATGTGCTGGAGCATATTCCAATTGAAAGTCGTGAACTGTTTTTGGATCAGCTCATCTCAAAAGCGAGTAAAGGTTTGCTGTTACTAAATCCCTTTCATGTGGAGGAAGCTTTGTTGAGGAAAGGCTGCAGTTGTTTATTGATGTTACCAATGCGCGATGGGCTCATGAGCACCTTGAATGCAGCCTTCCGAAAGTGAGTGACGTTGAGGCTTACGCACAGCAAAAAGGCTTGCAATGTGAAGTGGAGCCCAATGGCGCTTTGACAACATCTATGGCGTTGGTTTTTATGGATCATTTTTCACAGGAATCCCGCCAGCATGAAAAATGGAAGCAGATCAATTACTTTATTAATAGTAGATATGCGCATTTAATGACCTCGCCGGATTTTCCAACGGCGTACTTAATCTGTCTTAATCGCCAAAATGCTTAACGGACGCTGTGGGGCAATTTGAAGGTATGAAACTCGCCATCATGCAGCCGTATTTTTTCCCGTATCTCGGCTACTTTCAATTGATTCACGCCGCAGACAAGTTTGTTGTCTACGACGATGTGCAATACATGAAAGGTGGGTGGATCAACAGAAACCGTATTTTGATGGACGGTAAGCCGGCGTGGATAAGCCTGCCGGTTATGCCCGATTCCACCTATAGCCACATCAACCAAAGAACGGTTTCTACAAGAGAGTACGAAAAAAGCAAAATAAAAATACTGGGGCAGCTGCAGGCCGGTTATAGAAAAGCACCTTTTTTCGCGGAGACATTGCCGCTAGTGAAAACCATTTTAGATGACGAAGAGAAGAGTCTGGCACATTTTATTTGTAGTAGTTTAACGATTATGTGTGAATACTTGGGCATTAAAACCCCATTAGTGTTGTCATCAGCCATAGCTAAAAATGATGATGAGTGTAGCGGTGTCGATAGGGTGTTTGCTATTTGTCGAGCGACAGGCGCTAAGACTTACATCAATTCAATAGGTGGCAGAGAGCTGTACCGCACAGAAGATTTTTCCGCGCAGGGCATCGACTTGCGCTTTATTGCGATGGATAGCATGGAATATGCACAAGGTGCGACAGTGTTTGTGCCGTATTTGTCGATTATCGATGTGCTGATGTTTAACGGCAGAGACACCACCCAATCCCTGTTGCAACAGTACAGTCTGCAACCGTGAGGCACCGATGCCTACACAGCCACTAATCAGCGTTTGCATCACCACTTACAATCACGAAAAATTTCTCGCGCAGGCGCTCGACAGTGTGTTGATGCAGCAAGGTGATTTTGTGCTGGAGGTATTGGTCGGTGAGGACGGTTCTAGCGATAACACAGCGGCCATCGTGCGTGATTACGCAACACGCCACCCTGATACGATACGCGCCTTTTATCACGATCCGAATGACAAGTTGTTCATCAACGGTCGCCAGACAGGGCGCAAAAATTTTCTCAATAATCTTGCGCAGACAAAAGGCGAATACATTGCCTTGCTCGATGGCGATGATTACTGGACGGATTCGCAAAAACTGCAAAAACAGCTAGATATATTGCAGCAACATCCGCAGTTATCGGCCTGCTGCCACGCGGCTATTTATGTCGATGCAGAGAATAAAGCGCAAAAAGGATTTATGGGGCACCATGATGTTGATGGCGCTTTTCGCGACTTTTCTTTGCGTGATGTGCTGCGTAAAAATCCTGTGCCAACGCTTTCGGTAATGTTCCGCAATCCGCGTATGCAGGAGTATCCGTCACTGTATTTGAAAACAGATATGGCGGATTGGCCGACACATATTCTCACGGCACGGCGCGGCGATATTCGCTATAGCAACGAAAAAATGGCTGCTTATCGCGTGCATGCAGGCGGTATTTGGGCTGGGTTTCGCGACAATCTTGAGAAAACTTTATTATCGGAAATGGCGGTGTGGCGCATTCTTATAGAAGAGCCGATATTTGCAGCACAGCGCGAATACCTCACACAACTGATTTCAGCGCAACATATCAAGCTGATAAAAGCTGCGTTGCGTGAGCATGATTATCACAAGGCGTGGCGGTATTGGCGAGAGCAGGGAAAATACCATATCGGGTTGGCGTGGCGTATTGCCCGCAAACAGATGCGTCACGCACTTTTACCTAAACACGGTGCGCGGCATGAGCGGTGAGCAGCCCTTGGTTTCTATTGTTGTTCCGACCTACAACTACGCTGTATTTCTTGCCGAAGCGGTGGAGTCGGCACTGCACCAATCGCACAAAAATATTGAAGTCATCATCGTGGATGATGGTTCGACCGATAACACGGCTGTCGTAGCACAAGCGTTAGTGCAGCAGGATGCGCGCGTGCGTTATATATATCAGCCCAATCAAGGTTTGTCAGCGGCACGCAATACCGGCATCAAAAATGCGCAGGGAGATTTTCTCGTATTTCTCGATGCGGATGATGTGATGCACGCACACAAAATAGCCACACACTGGGTGCATTTTAAGCGTGAGCCGTTAACAGATATTTCTTATGGCAGCAGCCGTTATTTTTTATCAGGCCAACCAGAAAAAACGTTTGCCAGTATTGCGCTGGATGAGCAGGACTGGATGCCAAAAGTATCCGGTAGCACGGCGGAAATCATGCCGACACTGATCGCCAACAACATGATGCCTGTGTGCTCGGCCATGTTGCGGCGACGCGTTGTCGATGCAGTGGGCGGCTTTGATACGTCACTTAA
The DNA window shown above is from Cellvibrionales bacterium and carries:
- a CDS encoding class I SAM-dependent methyltransferase encodes the protein MKVITKFFKKRKKKKEKYSDLQIQEALTQLREALIMQPLDAILHFQYAQAASKANLPFLAYAELKTASVLGLPDKDGQQLYQEIISKVPDLLEMNHNQWFRLHSIASKLKEKADGKKLRILDVGGGDGSLAAFLPEMDYCLVEPDTNGISGTHLPFADQSFDYVVSCHVLEHIPIESRELFLDQLISKASKGLLLLNPFHVEEALLRKGCSCLLMLPMRDGLMSTLNAAFRK
- a CDS encoding glycosyltransferase, with translation MPTQPLISVCITTYNHEKFLAQALDSVLMQQGDFVLEVLVGEDGSSDNTAAIVRDYATRHPDTIRAFYHDPNDKLFINGRQTGRKNFLNNLAQTKGEYIALLDGDDYWTDSQKLQKQLDILQQHPQLSACCHAAIYVDAENKAQKGFMGHHDVDGAFRDFSLRDVLRKNPVPTLSVMFRNPRMQEYPSLYLKTDMADWPTHILTARRGDIRYSNEKMAAYRVHAGGIWAGFRDNLEKTLLSEMAVWRILIEEPIFAAQREYLTQLISAQHIKLIKAALREHDYHKAWRYWREQGKYHIGLAWRIARKQMRHALLPKHGARHER
- a CDS encoding glycosyltransferase family 2 protein, with the translated sequence MSGEQPLVSIVVPTYNYAVFLAEAVESALHQSHKNIEVIIVDDGSTDNTAVVAQALVQQDARVRYIYQPNQGLSAARNTGIKNAQGDFLVFLDADDVMHAHKIATHWVHFKREPLTDISYGSSRYFLSGQPEKTFASIALDEQDWMPKVSGSTAEIMPTLIANNMMPVCSAMLRRRVVDAVGGFDTSLKSLEDWDYWLRVATQKFYFSYSDDQQLAAYIRVHGISMSQNTLRMLQVQYGLRRIQIPRCLNRIADRVLTRQLQRDNEKRRLRCLATIATALGVRSAECKQLYRGESPVMLLKLFYRLLRKNR
- a CDS encoding DegT/DnrJ/EryC1/StrS family aminotransferase: MSVKQSVDDLHIFGGKPRFTQPLHVGRPNRPDKAVFMQHADDIWESAWLTNNGPKVQAFEAALCQILGVKHAIPVCNATIGLQIAIRALGMRGEVIVPSFTFIATAHSLEWQGITPVFCDVDPVTHCMDSQKIEQLITSRTTGIMPVHVWGNVCNVEAIEAIAKKHTLKILYDAAHAFGCDHKGKMVGGFGDAEVFSFHATKVLNTFEGGCITTNNDEVARVIRLMINFGFVGKDQVTHIGSNGKMSEISAAMGLASLEAFDGFVAHNRRNYQHYRRRIAEIPSLSLVEYNETGKHNFHYIIVKVAEGAGISRDNIVQVLEAENVLARRYFYPGCHRMEPYCSYYPNAGLLLPESEKLTGALLCLPNGKATTAEEIDGVCELLDFVIKNQQNIVRRLDK
- a CDS encoding WbqC family protein, whose product is MKLAIMQPYFFPYLGYFQLIHAADKFVVYDDVQYMKGGWINRNRILMDGKPAWISLPVMPDSTYSHINQRTVSTREYEKSKIKILGQLQAGYRKAPFFAETLPLVKTILDDEEKSLAHFICSSLTIMCEYLGIKTPLVLSSAIAKNDDECSGVDRVFAICRATGAKTYINSIGGRELYRTEDFSAQGIDLRFIAMDSMEYAQGATVFVPYLSIIDVLMFNGRDTTQSLLQQYSLQP